A region of the Rubripirellula tenax genome:
CCAGCAACAGCAAGGTTGTCTGTCGCTCGGCTGGACGGATGAGTTTGAGTCGCTCATGGAAACCTACTCTTGCGCTTCGTCGCCGTATTGGGCCGCGAAAGGTTTCGCTCCCTTGCTGATCCCACCCGACCATCCATTCTGGAGCGCGCCCGAACAGTCGCTGCCTTCCGAGACGGGTGATCATGCGCACGTCATCAAGCCGGCTGGATTGGTGGTGCGCAGCGTCGGTGGCGCGGTCGAAATCGTGAACGCCGGTTCGCAGATTTCGAACTCACAACTGCGCTATGGTGCGTGGAAGTGGAGCAAGACCGCTTATCGCACGGGTGTCAGCTTCACGTTGGCATTTCCAAACGAGACGAACTGGTCACTGGACTCTGCGTTGACTGCGGAACTCGACGATGGGCGGGTCTTTGGCAGACACTCGACCGTTGCCGTGGAAATGGAAACCGACCACGTCTATTACAGCTACAGCCTCGGCTTCAAGATCGGCCAAGCGAACACCGGTGTCGAAACGGGAGTCTGGTGGAACGCCGGCTGGGTTTTTCAGATTCACGACTACGATGCCCGGCAACCCGTCGTGATGCGCTGCGGCGGTTATGCCTTGCCGTTGGCGGACTCCGACCCGTTGTTGTCCGACCCCGGCACATACCTGAGTGCGTGGAACGGCAGTGACAGCGGAACCGCCCTGCAACTTCTGGCCGGTAACGCCCATCCACAGTGGGACAACCGGTTGGACGATACAACGTCGCGCAGCCACATCGCCGCGCCCTATCACGCCACTGCCGTATTCGAAACGCCACGTCACCAGGGCCGCGGCATGCTGGCGTTGCTGGCTTGGGCCGGAACCAGCCACGCTGAGTCTGCTGCCTGGGCGATCCAATCAAGCGTTGCGGGCAAACTTATCTTGGTTCATCCGAAACTCGGTGAATGGCGAATCGAGCATTGGTCGCTGCCTGCATTGGGTTGAGCCCGACTTGCTTCGCAACGATCCTTTCGCCATGTTCGATTGGCCGATCGATTCTGGGTTGGCTGTGCAGCGGTTCACCCGGTGATGCTTCGTGTTAGGATTCGCATATCCTGCGGCCGATTTTGCGATGTCCGTTTCGTCGACCCCCTTCGCAAATGCTGGGGGCCGCACCTACCGTGATCCATGTTGTGGAACGACAAATGAAAGTCCCAATCGCTGTACTCGCGACCGATTTGGATGGAACCCTGATTCCGAACCTCGACGAGTCTTTGGAAGTCGAGGCACTTTCTAAGTTATCGACTTTGATCGTAGACGCCGGATTGAAACTTTTGTTTGTAACGGGACGTTCG
Encoded here:
- a CDS encoding DUF2264 domain-containing protein; amino-acid sequence: MIPESYRHWQNAARKLLEPLAALMQSGRADLDIIGPASDHDRQADRLESFARPLLLAAHWLQTPSSPSDEAFREKIAQWFRAGLVIGADPASEHYWGPDANYHQHHVEIGLLTIALQIAPEQLWDPLSKDEKDLVARWLGTSRGNGIVNNNHYFMGVHILEFLMQHGYGRPTDRPIVDEFLTRLELMHRGGGWFEDGINQAYDHYNAYAFHFYGLMWARLYGEGNPERAKRWREWARPFVVDYQHFFAASGEHPAFGRSISYRFNCLNVFGMTVAEDCCDLDYGLVRRLCTRNLDFFLSKPIQQQQGCLSLGWTDEFESLMETYSCASSPYWAAKGFAPLLIPPDHPFWSAPEQSLPSETGDHAHVIKPAGLVVRSVGGAVEIVNAGSQISNSQLRYGAWKWSKTAYRTGVSFTLAFPNETNWSLDSALTAELDDGRVFGRHSTVAVEMETDHVYYSYSLGFKIGQANTGVETGVWWNAGWVFQIHDYDARQPVVMRCGGYALPLADSDPLLSDPGTYLSAWNGSDSGTALQLLAGNAHPQWDNRLDDTTSRSHIAAPYHATAVFETPRHQGRGMLALLAWAGTSHAESAAWAIQSSVAGKLILVHPKLGEWRIEHWSLPALG